The Cryptococcus deuterogattii R265 chromosome 3, complete sequence genome has a segment encoding these proteins:
- a CDS encoding lysine decarboxylase: MSPFPQAAKLNNPVCVFCGSSPGSKPLFVKASESVGKAFAKANIPLVYGGGRRGIMGVVSQSTLSANGYVHGIVPRALVEPASEPTPTPWSATNGDPARSKEGTGKDVVEDDKQDRLTVQVVGSMHERKLAMAKMSTGGFVVLPGGYGTLEEALEMVTWNQLGIHRVPIIILNIDNFFTHLYKQFENSVEAGFIAPSNLSLLKLVDLEGGEEANMDEARADEWGQAALKALKEWSLDEDVGYNLNWNDEGDVAQDTFRSPSYIFTTMRCTFSSAASAPISAADLPLFDYHLERLREAHAHFAKNDAHYWDEWPGDEPVTDKCLQVLREKGKEGKGDYRVRIVIYPGGTIKVEVLPAPKDAGPFSLEIPTPSSVARARPLVLDPAVTDVRGEDPSNRNFRLYKTSERELYDQAYERGSTLSPCHPEVLLHTTTHLLETTTSNIAILSPSGRWITPSISSSTPLLNGVVRRFLLEGGAIEEGELTLADFERVKTEGGRIIGFNGLRGIWEAKII, translated from the exons ATGTCCCCTTTCCCCCAGGCCGCCAAACTGAATAATCCTGTCTGCGTGTT CTGTGGCTCATCACCAGGAAGCAAGCCTCTTTTTGTCAAAGCCTCGGAGTCAGTTGGCAAGGCTTTTGCCAAAGCCAATATACCGCTTGTCTATGGTGGTGGTCGACGAGGTATCATGG GCGTCGTCTCTCAATCGACCTTGTCCGCCAACGGGTACGTCCATGGCATCGTCCCTCGTGCACTTGTCGAGCCGGCATCGGAACCCACACCGACTCCGTGGTCTGCTACAAACGGAGACCCGGCCCGGAGCAAAGAAGGGACTGGAAAGGATGTcgtggaagatgacaagCAAGATAGATTGACCGTCCAGGTTGTTGGGTCTATGCACGAG CGGAAACTGGCTATGGCCAAGATGTCAACTGGCGGGTTTGTCGTCCTTCCTGGCGGCTATGGTAcacttgaagaagctctcGAGATGGTCACCTGGAACCAACTCGGTATCCATCGCGTTCCCATTATCATCTTGAACATTGACAATTTTTTCACGCATCTTTATAAGCAGTTTGAGAACTCTGTCGAGGCTGGCTTTATTGCCCCTAGTAACCTCTCGTTGTTGAAGCTAGTCGACTTGGAAGGCGGTGAAGAGGCTAATATGGATGAGGCGAGGGCAGATGAATGGGGTCAAGCCGCTTTGAAAGCTCTCAAAGAATGGAGTCTCGAC GAGGATGTTGGATACAATTTAAACTGGAACGACGAAGGCGACGTCGCACAAGATACT TTTCGTAGTCCCTCCTACATATTTACCACCATGCGTTGTACCTTTTCTTCGGCAGCATCTGCCCCAATATCTGCAGCAGATTTGCCATTATTTGACTACCACCTTGAACGTCTCCGAGAGGCCCATGCTCACTTTGCAAAAAATGATGCACATTACTGGGATGAGTGGCCTGGTGACGAGCCTGTAACAGACAAATGTTTGCAAGTCCTgcgagagaaaggaaaggaaggcAAGGGGGATTATCGAGTTAGAATTGTCATTTACCCGGGAGGTACAATCAAAGTTGAGGTTCTCCCTGCGCCCAAAGATGCCG GACCATTCAGTCTGGAGATCCCGACTCCTTCCTCGGTGGCCAGAGCAAGACCTCTGGTGCTTGATCCAGCTGTTACCGACGTGCGAGGAGAAGATCCGTCAAATAGAAATTTTAGGTTATATAAAACCAGCGAGAGGGAACTGTACGATCAGGCATATGAACGCGGTA GCACCCTTTCTCCATGTCATCCCGAAGTACTTTTGCACACAACAACTCATCTCCTCGAAACGACGACTTCCAATATTGCtattctctctccctctgGCCGGTGGATTACACCCTCGATTTCCTCCTCgactcctcttctcaatGGAGTTGTAAGGAGGTTTCTCCTGGAGGGCGGAGCCATAGAAGAAGGCGAATTGACATTGGCCGATTTTGAGCGAGTGAAGACGGAAGGAGGACGAATCATAGGATTCAACGGTTTGAGGGGTATCTGGGAAGCGAAAATCATCTAG
- a CDS encoding phosphatidylinositol glycan class M, with the protein MLRAKTFQIILVSLSLHLALILYADHVDSHPERYGGLRYTDVDWRVVTDGARLIFNPSDEEQAKGWFVKKTGSPIGDPYNRATFRYTPLLPLFLSPALIHPLLGKCLLALPSLLIPLLLLSGPYPAPFWPTHLLWTINPLVLSITTRGSPEAAICFLVIALHYFLRLGSEDKKKGAGETRAAIMLALAVSWKIYPAIYIPAVWKELSTRWGWFGARVWRFGFIAASSFVLINGVLWSIWGQPFLDHTYLYHLSRLDHRHNFSPYFYPIYLSFFPSPTASPLPSALLAVIRHPLTSFLPQLTLILTTSLSISSLDFAMFLQTALFVAFNKVCTSQYFTWFLPLLPPVIPQLHLSRRKTVTLVIGWILAQGVWLGSAYLLELKAQSVYIVVWAAGLLVFGVSIYVLGNLIDGWAPPARTTKGKLD; encoded by the exons ATGCTCAGAGCAAAAACCTTCCAAATCATCTTAGtgtctctttcccttcatcttgctctcatcctctacgCTGACCACGTCGATTCGCACCCAGAGCGCTATGGAGGTTTAAGATACACGGATGTCGACTGGAGGGTAGTCACTGATGGCGCGCGGCTGATATTTAATCCCAGTGACGAAGAGCAGGCTAAAGGGTGGTTCGTGAAGAAAACGGGATCTCCCATTGGCGA TCCTTATAACCGAGCTACATTCCGGTATACACCTTTGCTCCCATTATTCCTCTCGCCAGctctcatccatccactACTGGGCAAATGCCTGCTCGCCCTTCCCTCTTTACTAATAcctctgctgcttctttcGGGACCATACCCGGCACCCTTTTGGCCCACACACCTTTTATGGACGATTAATCCTCTTGTTTTGAGCATTACGACTCGCGGATCACCTGAAGCAGCGATCTGCTTCCTCGTGATTGCCTTGCATTACTTTCTCCGACTAGGCAGCGAGgacaagaaaaagggggCCGGAGAGACCCGTGCTGCTATTATGCTGGCTTTAGCCGTGAGCTGGAAAATCTACCCAGCTATCTACATTCCCGCTGTTTGGAAGGAGCTCTCTACAAGGTGGGGATGGTTCGGTGCGAGGGTCTGGCGCTTTGGCTTTATTGCCGCATCTAGTTTTGTATTAATCAATGGAGTACTCTGGTCTAT ATGGGGACAGCCCTTCCTTGACCACACCTATCTCTATCACCTATCCCGGCTCGATCACCGACACAACTTTTCACCATACTTTTACCCCATCTACCTATCCTTTTTCCCGTCGCCAACGGCCTCGCCATTACCTTCTGCGCTCCTTGCCGTCATCCGACACCCTCTGACATCATTTCTACCTCAActcaccctcatccttACCACTTCATTGTCCATCTCTTCGCTAGATTTCGCAATGTTCCTTCAAACGGCTTTGTTTGTGGCATTCAACAAAGTCTGTACCTCGCAATATTTCACGTGGTTTCTCCCCTTACTACCTCCTGTTATCCCACAATTACATTTATCGCGACGAAAGACTGTGACGCTGGTCATCGGATGGATCCTTGCACAAGGTGTCTGGCTCGGATCAGCGTACCTGTTGGAGCTCAAGGCACAGAGCGTTTACATTGTTGTATGGGCAGCGGGGTTGTTAGTATTTGGCGTCAGCATATATGTTTTGGGTAACCTCATTGATGGCTGGGCACCGCCGGCTCGTACAACCAAAGGCAAATTAGATTAA